The DNA region ACGCGCCCTCGGTGAGATCGTCCACTTCCTTGCCCAATTCATGAGACAGGCGCTCGACGAAATGGCGGGCGAGCAGCGGAATGTCTTCGCGCCGTTCGCGCAAGGGCGGGATGTGAATATTGATGACATTCAAGCGGTAAAACAAATCATCGCGGAAGGTGCCGCGCTGCACCGCCTCCTGCAGGTCGACATGGCTGGCGGCGATCACCCGCACGTCGACGTGAATTTCATCGGAGCCGCCGACGCGATAAAAGCTCCGTTCCTGCAACACGCGCAGGAGATCCATTTGCAGTTTGGGCGAAATATCGCCGATTTCGTCCAGGAAAATCGTGCCGCCCTCGGCCAGCTCGAACTTGCCCTTCTTCTGCGCCACCGCGCCGGTGAAGGCGCCCTTTTCATGGCCGAACAATTCTGATTCCAGCAGGGTTTCCGCCAGCGCGGCGCAGGACACGCCGATGAACGGCCGTTCGGCGCGGTGGCCGGAGTAGTGAATGGCGCGTGCGATCAGCTCCTTGCCGGTGCCGCTTTCGCCGTGAATCAGCACGGTGCTGCGCAGGCTGGCGATATCGCGAATGAGCGCGAAGAGATCGAGCATCCTGGGATGCTTGCTGATGATGTCGTGAAAGCTGTAGTGCCGGGTGAGCTTCTTGCGCAGGATGATGTTCTCGCGCTGCAGGTTTTTGACCTTGATGATGCGGTTGACCAGCAGGGAAATCTCGCTGGGGTTGCAGGGTTTCACGATGTATTCCTGCGCGCCCTCTTTCATGGCGGTGATGGCGGTGTCAACCGTGGCATAGGCGGTGATGATGATGATGGCGGCCTCGGCATGCAGCTTGCGGATTTCCATCATCGTCTCGATGCCGTCCATGCCGC from bacterium includes:
- a CDS encoding sigma-54 dependent transcriptional regulator, coding for MKMPWEILVVDDEEVMRESLAAWLREDGFVVDTAAAGAEAVAKARAKDYAIYFVDLKMPGGMDGIETMMEIRKLHAEAAIIIITAYATVDTAITAMKEGAQEYIVKPCNPSEISLLVNRIIKVKNLQRENIILRKKLTRHYSFHDIISKHPRMLDLFALIRDIASLRSTVLIHGESGTGKELIARAIHYSGHRAERPFIGVSCAALAETLLESELFGHEKGAFTGAVAQKKGKFELAEGGTIFLDEIGDISPKLQMDLLRVLQERSFYRVGGSDEIHVDVRVIAASHVDLQEAVQRGTFRDDLFYRLNVINIHIPPLRERREDIPLLARHFVERLSHELGKEVDDLTEGALRVLLDYEWPGNVRELENAVERAMVTCRARVLTEEDFAFLNHNKPERRGWVPPANMSLEEVEKQVIVATLQRTQGNIKEAAATLGIDRSTLYDRIKKYNIPR